Proteins from a single region of Pyrus communis chromosome 6, drPyrComm1.1, whole genome shotgun sequence:
- the LOC137735991 gene encoding uncharacterized protein, with product LPLLDVIRNMPAYGKFFKELNSYKRKYGPHEKVVVSENVSAVLQRKLPPKLKDPGSFSINITIGDKKVEKAMLDLGASINLMPYSVYLQLGLGDLKATTISLQLADRSVKYPRGIVEDILVQVDKLILPADFVVLDMEEAPIHDRELPILLGRPFMATAKTIIDVQNGLLTMTVLGETISRE from the exons ttacctttgcttgatgtcattaggaacatgccggcatatgggaagttcttcaaggagttaaacagctacaaaaggaagtatggaccacatgagaaggtagtaGTGTCTGAGAATGTTagtgcagttttgcaaagaaaacttccaccaaagctcaaggatccaggaagtttctctatcaacatcaccataggggacaagaaagtagagaaagcgatgcttgatttgggtgctagcatcaacttaatgccttattcagtgtaccttcaactaggtttgggagatttgaaagccaccaccatttcattacaacttgcagacagatcagttaaatatccaagaggtatagtagaagatattctagttcaagttgataaactaatcttgcctgcagattttgtagtgttggacatggaagaagctcctatacatgatcgtgagttgccaatattgcttgggagacccTTCATGGCCAcagccaagaccatcattgatgtgcaaaatggactcctcactatgacagtgttaggagagaca atatcaagggaataa